The proteins below are encoded in one region of Segatella copri:
- a CDS encoding DUF4923 family protein codes for MKKVFLLAALVLACTAGSNASAMNEAALNASMSEMMPVKKTAKKTTKKTSKKTTTKKTSTKKTTSAASSTTAATTISATTTAATTSNAVASTSATSNAGSAVAGILGAVLGGNSNSSSSAGSSIINGILNNVIGSGTFSKQDLCAHTWKYSKPGCAFTSENLLAQAGGEIAANKVEEKLSEYYSKFGFSSSNTYFTFKTDGTFAAKIDGKSWQGNYTFDEKTHAIQMKGLILSMSGYATKTANGISLLFDQKKLLNLIKTIGSLKGNSTLSALGTIANNYDGMRVGFEMTK; via the coding sequence ATGAAAAAGGTATTTCTTTTGGCTGCCCTCGTGCTCGCATGCACAGCTGGCAGCAACGCAAGCGCTATGAACGAGGCAGCGCTCAATGCCTCAATGTCTGAGATGATGCCGGTTAAGAAAACGGCTAAGAAGACAACAAAGAAGACTTCTAAGAAGACTACGACCAAGAAGACTTCTACAAAGAAAACAACTTCTGCAGCATCTAGCACTACAGCAGCAACTACAATTTCTGCAACAACAACTGCTGCAACAACCAGCAATGCCGTCGCTTCTACCAGTGCAACCAGCAATGCAGGCTCAGCCGTTGCAGGTATCTTGGGTGCTGTACTGGGCGGAAACTCTAACAGCAGCAGTTCTGCAGGTAGCAGTATTATCAATGGCATTCTGAATAATGTAATCGGTTCAGGTACCTTCAGTAAGCAGGATCTCTGTGCCCATACCTGGAAGTACAGCAAGCCGGGATGCGCCTTTACCTCTGAGAATCTCCTGGCACAGGCTGGCGGTGAGATTGCTGCCAACAAGGTAGAGGAGAAGTTGAGTGAGTATTACAGCAAGTTTGGCTTCAGTAGTTCAAACACCTATTTCACCTTCAAAACTGATGGAACTTTCGCTGCCAAGATTGATGGCAAGTCATGGCAGGGTAATTATACTTTTGATGAGAAGACTCACGCCATTCAGATGAAGGGATTAATCTTGAGTATGTCGGGTTATGCTACGAAGACTGCCAATGGCATCAGCCTGCTCTTCGACCAGAAGAAGTTGCTCAACCTCATCAAGACCATCGGTTCCCTCAAGGGTAATTCTACGCTCAGCGCTCTCGGTACTATCGCCAATAATTACGATGGTATGCGTGTAGGTTTCGAGATGACTAAGTAA
- a CDS encoding pitrilysin family protein, translating to MKLRKIFAAVVLFLSAGTAMAQQMPAIPVDKNVKIGRLDNGLTYYIRHNSYPENVASFYIAQKVGSINENDDQRGLAHLLEHLAFNGTDHFKGNSLQDYLQSIGVQYGRNLNAYTAVEKTVYYFTDVPTTRTTAVDSCMLILKDWSNGISLTEDAIESERDVVHNEYRMRIVGQQRMIERSLPKLYQGEKYGYRFPIGLMSVIDGCKPETLRAYYRKWYRPDNQAIIIVGDVDVNHIEAKIKELFSGIKVPKNAAKIEKVEVSDNDSAIYVIDKDKEQQVDLFQIYMKHNAVPDSLKGNMSYLLKGYMDNVISSMIAARYAEKALEPDCPYLQANAGDGSYLISSTKDAFTLTGVAKPGKIKEAYAAVLREAQRMHEFGFTATEYQRAKDEFMSQVDKALANKDKMKNEQFTTQYVDNFISNEPIPSVEEESQIWKMVVPNLPLEVINSYAKQLVCQSDTNLVSLVMMREQAGAVYPTEQELSAIVKQVRAEKLEAYVDNVKQEPLIAQAPKAGKIKKTVENKKLGFKELTLSNGAKVVLKKTDFKDNEIAFAASANVGYSTFGKEDFLNAAFAADVLDASGLGDFSSNDLDKALAGKQVGVSFSLSPFNHGLKGNSTPKDIETLMQLIYLKMTAVSKDQKSFDNMKSMMATVLANKSNNPSLVYQDSVQSTLYLGSKLARVPEASDIKDINYDRILEIGKQFYGNAKDFTFYFVGNYDEKTLLPLIEQYIASLPNNGFKLKNKQIPYAKGKVSNVFTKAMENPQNQATEIWYTKAPFTLQYMVLADVSARLLEMKYLRTIREELSAAYHAGANYGLLRDYDNKAAISISAVAQLNPEKSDIAIPYFFKGMEETVAQPNAEDLLKVKEILLKQAAVSEKTNVYWLGALSTYERMGVDTHSDYKEMVKNLKASEISDFLKNVILKSGNHFEIIMKAVKNEK from the coding sequence ATGAAACTAAGAAAGATTTTTGCAGCAGTTGTGCTGTTCCTTTCTGCAGGTACAGCGATGGCACAGCAGATGCCAGCTATTCCGGTAGACAAGAATGTGAAGATAGGTCGTCTTGATAATGGATTGACTTACTACATTCGTCACAACAGTTATCCTGAGAATGTGGCCAGTTTCTACATCGCTCAGAAAGTGGGTTCTATCAATGAGAATGATGACCAGCGCGGTTTGGCTCACCTCTTGGAGCACCTTGCCTTCAATGGTACCGACCATTTCAAGGGCAACTCTCTGCAGGACTATCTGCAGAGCATCGGTGTACAGTATGGCCGTAATCTCAACGCCTATACAGCAGTAGAGAAGACTGTTTATTACTTCACAGATGTTCCTACTACCCGTACTACAGCCGTAGACTCCTGTATGCTTATCCTCAAGGACTGGAGTAATGGTATCAGTCTTACTGAAGATGCTATCGAGAGCGAGCGTGATGTGGTGCACAATGAGTACCGTATGCGCATTGTAGGTCAGCAGCGCATGATAGAGCGTTCACTTCCTAAGCTCTATCAGGGCGAAAAGTATGGCTACCGTTTCCCTATCGGTTTGATGAGCGTTATCGATGGCTGTAAGCCAGAAACTCTCCGTGCTTACTACCGCAAATGGTATCGCCCAGACAATCAGGCTATTATCATCGTGGGTGATGTAGATGTAAATCATATCGAAGCTAAGATTAAGGAACTCTTCTCAGGTATCAAGGTACCTAAGAATGCCGCTAAGATAGAGAAGGTAGAAGTATCTGATAATGATTCAGCCATCTATGTTATCGACAAGGATAAGGAGCAGCAGGTTGATCTCTTCCAGATTTATATGAAGCACAATGCTGTGCCAGATTCTCTGAAGGGCAATATGAGCTATCTCCTGAAGGGATACATGGATAACGTGATTTCTTCTATGATTGCTGCCCGTTATGCAGAGAAGGCATTGGAGCCAGACTGTCCATATCTCCAGGCAAATGCCGGTGATGGTTCATACCTGATTTCAAGCACAAAGGATGCTTTCACCCTTACCGGTGTAGCTAAGCCAGGAAAGATTAAGGAGGCTTATGCTGCTGTTCTCCGCGAGGCACAGCGTATGCACGAGTTCGGTTTCACAGCTACAGAGTATCAGCGTGCCAAGGATGAATTCATGAGCCAGGTTGACAAGGCTCTTGCCAACAAGGATAAGATGAAGAACGAGCAGTTTACCACCCAGTATGTGGATAACTTCATTTCTAACGAGCCTATTCCGTCAGTAGAAGAGGAGAGCCAGATTTGGAAGATGGTAGTTCCAAACTTGCCTCTTGAGGTTATCAACAGCTATGCCAAGCAGTTGGTTTGCCAGAGCGATACTAACCTTGTATCATTGGTTATGATGCGCGAGCAGGCTGGTGCCGTTTATCCTACCGAGCAGGAACTTTCTGCCATCGTAAAGCAGGTACGTGCTGAGAAGCTCGAGGCTTATGTGGATAATGTTAAGCAGGAACCTCTCATCGCTCAGGCTCCTAAGGCTGGTAAGATTAAGAAGACTGTTGAGAACAAGAAGTTGGGCTTCAAGGAGTTGACTCTTTCTAATGGCGCTAAGGTGGTATTGAAGAAGACCGATTTCAAGGACAATGAGATTGCTTTCGCAGCTTCAGCCAATGTGGGCTATTCTACTTTCGGCAAGGAAGACTTCCTGAATGCTGCATTTGCAGCAGATGTGCTCGATGCTAGTGGTCTTGGCGATTTCTCAAGCAATGATCTTGATAAGGCTTTGGCAGGTAAGCAGGTTGGCGTTTCGTTCAGCTTGAGTCCTTTCAATCATGGTTTGAAGGGTAATTCTACTCCTAAGGACATCGAAACCCTGATGCAGCTCATCTATCTCAAGATGACCGCAGTAAGCAAGGACCAGAAGAGCTTCGACAATATGAAGAGCATGATGGCTACTGTTCTTGCCAACAAGAGCAACAATCCAAGCCTCGTATATCAGGATTCTGTTCAGAGCACCCTCTATTTGGGTAGCAAACTTGCCCGTGTGCCAGAGGCAAGCGATATAAAGGATATCAACTACGACCGTATCCTGGAGATTGGTAAGCAGTTCTACGGCAATGCCAAGGACTTCACCTTCTATTTCGTAGGTAACTATGATGAGAAGACTCTCCTCCCACTCATCGAGCAATATATTGCCAGTCTGCCAAACAATGGCTTCAAGCTGAAGAACAAGCAGATTCCTTATGCTAAGGGTAAGGTAAGCAATGTCTTTACCAAGGCAATGGAGAATCCACAGAACCAGGCAACAGAGATCTGGTATACCAAGGCTCCATTCACCTTGCAGTATATGGTTCTTGCTGATGTTTCAGCCCGCCTTTTGGAGATGAAGTATTTGCGTACTATCCGTGAGGAACTCAGCGCTGCTTATCATGCAGGTGCAAACTATGGTTTGCTTCGCGATTATGATAACAAGGCTGCCATCTCTATTTCAGCCGTGGCTCAGTTGAACCCAGAGAAGTCAGATATCGCTATTCCTTACTTCTTCAAGGGTATGGAAGAGACCGTAGCCCAGCCAAATGCAGAAGACCTTCTGAAGGTGAAGGAGATTCTCCTGAAGCAGGCTGCTGTTAGCGAAAAAACCAATGTTTATTGGCTTGGTGCGTTGAGCACATACGAGCGTATGGGTGTTGATACTCATAGCGATTACAAGGAGATGGTGAAGAATCTGAAGGCATCTGAGATTTCAGACTTCCTGAAGAATGTCATCTTGAAGAGTGGTAATCACTTCGAGATCATCATGAAGGCAGTGAAGAACGAGAAGTAA
- a CDS encoding MATE family efflux transporter, which produces MLYSKKTDYLMESIRLGREMDRREKLNLIVGLSIPSMLAQISTVMMFFIDASMVGHLGAEASASIGLIESTTWLIGSLLSAAATGFSVQVAHFIGANDFANARQVFRHALICGVAFSIFVSLLCVGIHAYLPYWLGGGADIATNSSRYFLIYGLVLPFVFLYHISEMMLKSAGNMHTPSVMAVLICICDVIFNYLFIYILKLGVVGAALGTAMAYVCISLPNLYLAGFKNKILNLRQDHVRFRWVRSYVHNACKISIPIAIQNILMSGAQIVSTMIVAPLGNIAIASHSFAITAESLCYMPGYGIGDAATTLVGQTHGAGRVGLCKNFAYMTVGLGMAVMAVMGVVMYVFAPEMIGVLSPVESIREMGTICLRIEAFAEPFFAASIVTYCVCVGAGDTRKPAMINLGTMWLVRLTLAYALSKSYGLEGVWIAMAIELTFRGILFLIRLFRGSWMKSFHVG; this is translated from the coding sequence ATGCTTTATAGCAAGAAGACAGATTATTTGATGGAGTCGATTCGCCTGGGTAGGGAGATGGATCGGCGCGAGAAACTCAATCTTATTGTAGGGTTGAGTATACCTTCTATGCTGGCTCAGATTTCTACGGTGATGATGTTCTTCATTGATGCTTCTATGGTGGGGCATCTGGGAGCAGAGGCTTCTGCCAGTATCGGATTGATTGAGTCAACTACCTGGCTTATAGGTAGCTTGCTCAGTGCAGCTGCTACTGGCTTTTCTGTACAGGTAGCTCATTTTATCGGAGCTAATGATTTTGCAAATGCCCGTCAGGTGTTTCGTCATGCGCTGATTTGCGGTGTGGCGTTCAGCATTTTTGTTTCTCTTCTCTGTGTCGGCATTCATGCTTATCTGCCTTATTGGCTGGGTGGAGGTGCCGATATTGCCACCAATTCCTCTCGCTATTTTCTGATATATGGTCTGGTACTTCCATTCGTTTTCCTTTATCATATATCCGAAATGATGCTGAAATCTGCGGGCAATATGCATACGCCTAGTGTGATGGCAGTATTGATCTGCATCTGCGATGTGATATTCAATTACCTGTTTATCTATATCCTGAAGTTGGGTGTTGTGGGGGCTGCCTTAGGAACGGCGATGGCTTATGTCTGCATCTCTCTGCCTAATCTTTATCTTGCAGGTTTCAAGAATAAGATACTGAATCTCCGTCAGGACCATGTCCGTTTCCGTTGGGTCAGGTCGTATGTTCATAATGCCTGTAAAATCAGCATTCCGATAGCCATACAGAACATATTGATGAGCGGGGCGCAGATAGTGAGTACCATGATTGTGGCACCTCTTGGCAATATAGCCATTGCTTCCCATTCTTTTGCTATTACGGCAGAGAGTCTTTGCTATATGCCGGGCTATGGTATTGGTGATGCGGCTACTACTCTGGTGGGACAGACGCATGGAGCAGGGCGAGTAGGTTTGTGCAAGAATTTTGCTTATATGACAGTAGGACTTGGAATGGCTGTAATGGCTGTGATGGGAGTGGTGATGTATGTCTTTGCTCCTGAGATGATTGGCGTTCTTTCTCCGGTAGAAAGTATCCGTGAGATGGGGACCATCTGTTTGCGTATCGAGGCTTTTGCTGAACCATTCTTTGCAGCTAGCATCGTGACCTATTGTGTTTGTGTAGGAGCGGGCGATACCAGAAAACCGGCGATGATCAATCTCGGTACCATGTGGCTGGTGCGCCTCACTCTGGCTTATGCTCTTTCCAAGAGCTATGGCTTGGAGGGAGTATGGATAGCGATGGCTATCGAACTCACATTCAGGGGAATCCTCTTCCTTATCCGCCTCTTCAGAGGTTCATGGATGAAGAGTTTTCATGTAGGTTAG
- a CDS encoding FKBP-type peptidyl-prolyl cis-trans isomerase: MNLKSLKYFFFLMMAVITLSSCSEDDDNVSEYANWQERNEQAFADTLAYARKMGEANGWYVYKNWTFENQTPTNKDQNGNLVTLPYKDCDNIIVHVLKKGEGTTSPILTDSVQVSYRGRFIPTDNYKEGYVFDQSFTGTFDAATANPIRSVAGGFIDGFTTALLKMHPGDHWQVFIPYQLAYGESGNSSIQGYSMLRFEMVLKSYKRASGKKWITK; encoded by the coding sequence ATGAATCTTAAGAGTTTGAAATATTTCTTCTTCCTCATGATGGCAGTGATCACACTGTCATCATGTAGCGAAGATGATGATAATGTCTCGGAATATGCCAATTGGCAGGAGCGTAACGAGCAGGCTTTTGCCGATACATTGGCTTATGCCAGAAAGATGGGTGAAGCTAACGGCTGGTACGTTTATAAGAACTGGACGTTCGAAAACCAGACTCCGACGAACAAAGATCAGAATGGTAATTTAGTGACCCTTCCTTATAAGGATTGCGATAATATCATCGTTCATGTTCTGAAGAAGGGAGAGGGTACAACTTCTCCTATCCTTACCGATTCGGTACAGGTGAGCTATCGTGGCCGTTTCATTCCTACTGATAATTATAAGGAAGGTTACGTCTTCGACCAGAGTTTTACGGGTACTTTTGATGCTGCTACAGCTAATCCTATCCGTAGTGTGGCCGGTGGATTTATCGATGGCTTTACCACCGCATTGCTCAAGATGCATCCGGGCGACCATTGGCAGGTGTTCATTCCATACCAGCTGGCTTATGGTGAGAGCGGTAATTCTTCAATCCAAGGCTATTCAATGCTCCGTTTTGAGATGGTGCTCAAGAGTTATAAGAGAGCTTCTGGCAAGAAGTGGATTACTAAATAA
- a CDS encoding glycine--tRNA ligase, which produces MAQEDVFKKIVSHCKEYGFVFPSSEIYDGLAAVYDYGQNGVELKNNIKQYWWQSMVLLHENIVGLDAAIFMHPTVWKASGHVDAFNDPLIDNRDSKKRYRADVLIEDHMAKYEEKIAKEIAKAKKRFGDSFDEAQFRATNPRVLENQKKFDDLHARYTEAMQGPNLEMLKQIIEDEGIVCPISGTKNWTDVRQFNLMFSTQMGAASDATSKVYLRPETAQGIFVDYLSVQKTGRMKLPFGICQIGKAFRNEVVARQFVFRMREFEQMEMQFFCQPGTEMKWFEYWKKVRLAWHEALGMGNENYRYHDHEKLAHYANAATDIEFKMPFGFKEVEGIHSRTNFDLSQHEKYSGRSIKYFDPEKNESYVPYDVETSIGVDRMFLSVMCHSYCEEKLENGETRVVLRLPEALAPVKCAVFPLDKKYGLPELAHEIVDELKFHFNTHYGDPKDSIGKRYRRQDAIGTPFCITVDHETPNDHKVTLRYRDTMEQERVAISDLRSIIEERVSITSVLKKLGKEIKNF; this is translated from the coding sequence ATGGCACAGGAAGATGTTTTTAAGAAAATTGTAAGCCATTGCAAGGAATATGGCTTCGTGTTCCCAAGTAGTGAAATTTATGATGGCTTGGCTGCCGTTTATGACTATGGTCAGAATGGTGTTGAGCTCAAAAACAATATCAAACAGTACTGGTGGCAGAGTATGGTGTTGTTGCACGAGAACATTGTTGGTCTCGATGCAGCTATCTTCATGCACCCTACAGTATGGAAGGCATCTGGACACGTAGATGCTTTCAATGATCCATTGATTGATAACCGCGATTCAAAGAAGCGTTATCGTGCCGATGTGCTCATCGAGGATCACATGGCTAAGTATGAGGAGAAGATTGCCAAGGAGATTGCCAAGGCTAAGAAGCGTTTCGGCGATAGCTTTGATGAGGCTCAGTTCCGTGCAACTAATCCTCGCGTTCTGGAGAACCAGAAGAAGTTTGATGATCTCCATGCCCGCTATACTGAGGCTATGCAGGGTCCTAACCTGGAGATGCTGAAGCAGATTATCGAGGATGAGGGTATCGTCTGCCCTATCAGCGGTACCAAGAACTGGACTGATGTCCGTCAGTTCAACCTGATGTTCTCTACCCAGATGGGTGCTGCCAGCGATGCTACAAGCAAGGTATATCTCCGTCCTGAGACAGCTCAGGGTATCTTCGTAGATTATCTGAGCGTTCAGAAGACCGGCCGTATGAAGTTGCCATTCGGTATCTGTCAGATTGGTAAGGCTTTCCGTAACGAGGTTGTAGCCCGTCAGTTCGTATTCCGTATGCGTGAGTTCGAGCAGATGGAGATGCAGTTCTTCTGCCAGCCTGGTACTGAGATGAAGTGGTTTGAATATTGGAAGAAGGTTCGTCTGGCTTGGCACGAGGCTCTCGGTATGGGTAATGAGAACTACCGTTATCACGATCACGAGAAACTGGCTCACTATGCCAATGCTGCTACCGACATCGAGTTTAAGATGCCATTCGGCTTCAAGGAGGTAGAGGGTATCCACAGCCGTACCAATTTTGACCTTTCTCAGCACGAGAAGTACAGCGGCCGTTCTATCAAGTACTTCGATCCAGAGAAGAACGAGAGCTATGTACCTTACGATGTAGAGACATCTATCGGTGTAGACCGTATGTTCCTCAGCGTAATGTGCCACTCTTACTGCGAGGAGAAGCTGGAGAATGGCGAGACACGTGTTGTTTTGCGTTTGCCAGAGGCTTTGGCACCTGTTAAGTGTGCTGTGTTCCCATTGGATAAGAAGTATGGTTTGCCAGAGTTGGCACACGAAATCGTTGACGAACTGAAGTTCCACTTCAATACTCACTATGGCGATCCTAAGGATTCTATCGGTAAGCGTTATCGCCGTCAGGATGCTATCGGTACTCCATTCTGTATCACCGTAGACCACGAGACTCCAAACGACCATAAGGTAACTCTGCGTTATCGTGATACCATGGAGCAGGAGCGCGTAGCTATCTCTGATCTTCGCAGCATCATCGAGGAGCGCGTAAGCATCACTAGCGTATTGAAGAAGCTTGGCAAGGAAATCAAGAACTTCTAA
- a CDS encoding DNA gyrase/topoisomerase IV subunit A produces the protein MSDEIKDKNGLEEEKSPNLVNSSAESEQDAAEDDNEEISTEKHSDYKPVNRFDASAVHHLSGMYQNWFLDYASYVILERAVPHIEDGLKPVQRRILHSMKRMDDGRYNKVANIVGHTMQFHPHGDASIGDALVQMGQKDLLIDTQGNWGNILTGDRAAAPRYIEARLSKFALDVVFNPKTTDWQLSYDGRNKEPITLPAKFPLLLAQGAEGIAVGLSSKVLPHNFNEICDAAVHYLKGEPFQLYPDFPTGGAIDVSKYNDGQRGGALKVRAKIDKLDNKTLVISEIPFSKTTGSLIDSITKAVEKGKIKARKVDDVTSANVEILVHLAPGTSSDKTIDALYAFSDCEINISPNCCVIEDNKPVFLTISDVLRHSVDRTMGLLRKELMIRKGELEEQLFFSSLERIFIEERIYKERKFEQSKSQDEVVAFIDSKLEPFKDKLFTAEVDGKGMVEYAFHREITCEDILKLLEIKMQRILKYNKDKADELLMKIKAELAEIENDLAHMTDVTINWFEYLKGKYGKNHPRKTEIRNFDTIEVTKVVEANQKLYINRQEGFVGTGLKKDEFVCNCSDLDDIIIFYKDGKFKVTKVADKIFVGKNILHVQVFKKNDKRTIYNCVYRDGKQGDYFIKRFNVTAMTRDKLYDITQGTAGSRVIYFTANPNGEAEIIKCTMEPDLTKKRQSIFLEKDFSDILIKGRAAKGNLLTKRTIRRIGLKSHGHSTLGGRKVWFDPDVNRINYDENGRFLGEFNDDEFILVVLDNGEFYITNFDVNNHYEDNIIRLEKWDEHKIWTAILYDADNQGYPYIKRFTMDATKRHQNFMGENPNCKLILLTDTVYPRIKVTYGGVDTIRPAEEIDAEQFIAQKSFKAKGKRLTTWKIESIEELEPTRFPEPPSEDNDEEPDGSDSENEGENLDPDAGKSEQQVIDELTGQTNLFSEKDFEEDQKDKDWLSKQ, from the coding sequence ATGAGCGACGAAATTAAAGATAAAAACGGTCTTGAAGAGGAAAAATCGCCAAATTTGGTAAATTCTTCTGCAGAATCTGAACAGGATGCTGCAGAAGATGACAACGAGGAGATTTCGACCGAGAAACATTCCGATTATAAGCCGGTGAACCGATTCGATGCTTCTGCTGTACATCACCTCAGCGGAATGTATCAGAACTGGTTCCTCGACTATGCATCGTATGTTATCCTCGAACGTGCCGTTCCTCATATTGAGGATGGTTTGAAACCGGTACAGCGACGCATCCTCCACTCTATGAAGCGCATGGACGACGGAAGATACAACAAGGTTGCCAATATCGTGGGACATACCATGCAGTTTCACCCTCACGGTGATGCGTCTATCGGAGATGCTTTGGTACAGATGGGACAGAAAGACCTGCTCATCGATACGCAGGGTAACTGGGGAAACATTCTTACGGGCGACCGTGCCGCTGCTCCCCGATATATCGAGGCACGCCTCTCTAAGTTTGCTCTCGATGTGGTTTTCAATCCTAAAACCACCGACTGGCAACTCTCTTATGATGGCAGAAACAAGGAGCCTATCACGCTCCCTGCCAAATTCCCGCTGCTCCTGGCACAAGGTGCCGAGGGTATTGCCGTGGGATTGAGCAGTAAGGTTTTGCCACATAATTTCAATGAGATTTGCGATGCTGCCGTCCACTATCTCAAGGGCGAGCCTTTCCAACTCTATCCCGACTTCCCTACAGGCGGTGCCATCGATGTAAGTAAATACAATGATGGACAGCGAGGTGGTGCATTGAAGGTAAGAGCCAAGATAGACAAGCTCGACAACAAGACACTCGTTATCAGCGAGATACCATTCAGCAAGACTACAGGCAGCCTCATCGATTCTATCACCAAAGCGGTAGAAAAGGGTAAGATTAAGGCACGCAAGGTAGATGATGTTACTTCGGCAAATGTTGAGATTCTTGTGCATCTGGCACCAGGAACCTCATCAGATAAAACGATAGATGCACTCTACGCTTTCAGCGATTGCGAAATCAACATCTCGCCCAACTGCTGTGTCATCGAAGACAACAAGCCTGTTTTCCTCACTATCAGCGATGTGTTGCGCCACAGCGTAGACCGCACTATGGGATTGCTGCGCAAGGAACTGATGATCAGAAAGGGTGAATTGGAGGAACAGCTCTTCTTCTCTTCTCTCGAACGGATTTTCATCGAAGAACGCATCTACAAGGAGCGAAAGTTTGAGCAGAGTAAGAGTCAGGATGAGGTTGTTGCCTTCATCGACTCAAAACTCGAACCATTCAAAGACAAACTCTTTACTGCCGAAGTAGACGGTAAGGGTATGGTAGAATATGCCTTCCATCGGGAAATTACCTGCGAGGACATCCTCAAACTTCTGGAAATCAAGATGCAGCGAATCCTTAAATATAATAAGGATAAGGCAGACGAACTGCTGATGAAAATTAAGGCTGAACTTGCTGAGATTGAGAACGACCTGGCTCACATGACCGATGTTACCATCAACTGGTTTGAATATCTCAAGGGCAAGTATGGAAAGAACCATCCTCGCAAAACAGAAATCAGAAACTTCGATACCATTGAGGTGACTAAGGTGGTAGAGGCTAACCAGAAGCTCTACATCAACCGTCAGGAAGGATTCGTTGGTACAGGGTTGAAGAAGGATGAATTCGTATGCAACTGCTCCGACCTCGATGACATCATCATCTTTTATAAGGATGGTAAGTTTAAAGTCACCAAGGTAGCCGACAAAATATTCGTTGGCAAGAATATCCTCCATGTACAGGTATTCAAGAAGAACGACAAGCGCACCATCTACAACTGTGTTTACCGCGACGGCAAACAAGGCGATTACTTCATCAAGCGATTCAATGTAACCGCCATGACCCGCGACAAGTTGTATGACATCACTCAGGGCACAGCTGGCAGCCGCGTCATCTATTTCACCGCCAATCCGAATGGAGAGGCAGAAATCATCAAGTGTACGATGGAGCCCGACCTGACGAAGAAGCGCCAAAGCATCTTCCTGGAGAAGGATTTCTCAGACATTCTGATCAAGGGACGTGCAGCCAAAGGTAATCTCCTTACCAAGCGCACCATTCGCCGCATCGGTCTGAAGAGTCACGGCCACAGCACGTTAGGAGGCAGAAAGGTTTGGTTCGACCCAGACGTAAACCGCATCAACTACGATGAGAACGGCCGCTTCCTGGGCGAATTCAATGATGATGAATTTATCTTGGTAGTACTCGACAACGGTGAATTCTACATCACCAATTTCGATGTCAACAACCACTACGAGGACAACATCATCCGCTTAGAGAAATGGGATGAACATAAGATATGGACAGCAATTCTCTACGATGCCGACAATCAGGGATATCCATACATCAAGCGATTCACGATGGATGCCACCAAGCGCCATCAGAATTTCATGGGAGAAAACCCTAACTGCAAGCTCATCTTGCTTACCGATACGGTTTATCCACGCATCAAGGTTACTTATGGCGGTGTGGATACCATCCGTCCTGCCGAAGAAATCGATGCCGAGCAGTTCATTGCGCAGAAGAGTTTCAAGGCAAAGGGTAAGCGCCTCACGACATGGAAGATTGAAAGTATCGAGGAACTGGAACCAACCCGATTCCCAGAACCTCCTTCTGAGGATAATGATGAGGAACCGGATGGTTCTGACTCAGAGAATGAAGGTGAAAACCTTGATCCAGATGCTGGCAAAAGCGAGCAACAGGTGATTGACGAACTGACTGGTCAGACCAACCTCTTCTCAGAAAAAGATTTCGAAGAAGACCAGAAGGATAAAGACTGGTTATCGAAGCAATAA